A DNA window from Doryrhamphus excisus isolate RoL2022-K1 chromosome 2, RoL_Dexc_1.0, whole genome shotgun sequence contains the following coding sequences:
- the LOC131104736 gene encoding apelin receptor B-like, translating into MDPTESPYEYYDYDETENSTMCDYSEWTPSYSVIPVLYMLIFILGLSGNGVVIFTVWRAQGKRRAADVYIGNLALADLTFVVTLPLWAVYTAMGYHWPFGVALCKISSYVVLLNMYASVFCLTCMSFDRYLAIVHSLSSTQLRTRGHIRASLTAIWMLSGLLAAPTLIFRTTKHDLTSNRTSCAMDFGLVVSNKQQENLWIAGLSISSSTLGFLLPFLAMMVCYGFIGCTVTRHFNTLRKEDQRKRRLLKIITTLVVVFAACWIPFHVVKSADALSYLDLFPATCAFLRFLLLAHPYATCLAYVNSCLNPFLYAFFDLRFRSQCLCLLHLKKSLHASPAGSLSSQKTEAQSLATKV; encoded by the coding sequence ATGGATCCCACCGAGAGTCCTTACGAGTACTACGACTACGACGAGACGGAAAACTCCACCATGTGCGACTACTCCGAGTGGACGCCGTCCTACTCGGTCATCCCGGTGCTGTACATGCTCATCTTCATTCTGGGCTTGTCGGGAAACGGCGTGGTCATCTTCACCGTGTGGCGAGCGCAGGGCAAGCGGCGGGCGGCCGACGTCTACATCGGGAACCTGGCGCTAGCCGACCTCACCTTCGTAGTGACGCTGCCCCTGTGGGCGGTCTACACTGCCATGGGGTACCACTGGCCCTTCGGGGTGGCTCTGTGCAAGATCAGCAGCTACGTGGTTCTGCTCAACATGTACGCCAGCGTCTTCTGCCTCACCTGCATGAGCTTCGACCGCTACCTGGCCATCGTGCACTCCTTATCCAGCACCCAGCTTCGCACCCGCGGACACATACGTGCGTCCCTCACTGCTATCTGGATGCTTTCGGGCCTCCTCGCCGCGCCTACTCTCATCTTTCGCACCACCAAGCACGACCTGACCAGCAACCGCACCTCCTGCGCTATGGACTTCGGCCTGGTGGTGAGCAACAAGCAGCAAGAGAACCTCTGGATCGCCGGGCTCAGCATCTCTTCGTCCACACTGGGCTTCCTGCTGCCCTTCCTGGCCATGATGGTGTGCTACGGCTTCATCGGCTGCACCGTCACACGCCACTTCAACACCCTGCGCAAGGAGGACCAGCGAAAGAGGAGACTGCTGAAGATCATCACCACGCTCGTGGTGGTCTTCGCCGCTTGCTGGATTCCCTTCCACGTGGTGAAGAGTGCCGACGCCCTCTCCTACCTTGACCTCTTCCCGGCTACCTGCGCCTTCCTGCGCTTCCTTCTCCTCGCCCACCCGTACGCCACCTGCCTGGCCTACGTTAACAGCTGCCTCAACCCCTTCCTGTACGCTTTCTTCGACTTGCGCTTCAGGTCGCAGTGCCTCTGTCTGCTCCACCTCAAGAAGTCCTTGCACGCCAGTCCCGCCGGTTCCTTGTCCTCGCAGAAAACGGAAGCCCAGTCTCTCGCCACCAAGGTCTAG